A single genomic interval of Sander lucioperca isolate FBNREF2018 chromosome 9, SLUC_FBN_1.2, whole genome shotgun sequence harbors:
- the LOC116064084 gene encoding uncharacterized protein LOC116064084 isoform X2 codes for MRSFTLISALLLCSLSWISVSASESHTVEVQSGGDVTLMCSNISSTPTLTEWFRVINRTKPSCVFSMYGSDSKPSFCDGFQNGFEMSSNISTVFLKIKRVDLSDSGLYFCGFYIEGHTVIASATHLKVQGNSESDFGVDLKPEKESVGMIVILGVLTVFFMIAVIVLSVKNRKLQKAAKEELHPERNKNVDSDDLNSAALRFLPNTTRNRRPASEREVETQVLYSASR; via the exons ATGAGGAGCTTCACCTTAATATCAGCTTTACTTCTCTGCAGCCTCA gCTGGATCTCTGTCTCAGCTTCTGAGTCTCACACTGTGGAGGTCCAGTCTGGTGGAGACGTCACTCTGATGTGCTCCAACATTTCCAGCACTCCAACTCTGACAGAATGGTTCAGAGTGATCAACAGAACAAAGCCCAGCTGTGTCTTCTCTATGTACGGGTCTGATAGCAAACCTTCGTTCTGTGATGGATTTCAAAATGGATTTGAGATGAGCTCCAACATCTCTACTGTCTTTCTTAAAATCAAGAGAGTGGATTTATCTGACTCTGGACTGTATTTCTGTGGATTTTACATAGAAGGACATACAGTCATCGCCAGTGCAACACATTTAAAAGTTCAAG gTAACAGTGAATCTGATTTTGGAGTGGATTTAAAGCCTGAAA AGGAGTCTGTTGGAATGATTGTGATCCTGGGTGTtctgactgttttcttcatgaTAGCTGTCATTGTTCTGTCTGTTAAAAACAGGAAACTTCAGAAAG CTGCTAAAGAAGAACTGCATCCTGAAAGAAACAAG AATGTGGACTCTGATGATCTGAACTCTGCAGCTCTGAGGTTCCTTCCAAACACAACAAGGAACAGGAGGCCTGCATCAGAGAGAGAAGTGGAGACTCAGGTTCTTTATAGCGCCAGCAGATAG
- the LOC116064084 gene encoding uncharacterized protein LOC116064084 isoform X1 translates to MRSFTLISALLLCSLSWISVSASESHTVEVQSGGDVTLMCSNISSTPTLTEWFRVINRTKPSCVFSMYGSDSKPSFCDGFQNGFEMSSNISTVFLKIKRVDLSDSGLYFCGFYIEGHTVIASATHLKVQGNSESDFGVDLKPEKESDGMTNFLIVILGVLTVFLTIVVIVLAVKIRKLQTAVIEEQQPERNKDLGSDELNYAALNFQAKPKRSRRPASERELEPHVVYAATR, encoded by the exons ATGAGGAGCTTCACCTTAATATCAGCTTTACTTCTCTGCAGCCTCA gCTGGATCTCTGTCTCAGCTTCTGAGTCTCACACTGTGGAGGTCCAGTCTGGTGGAGACGTCACTCTGATGTGCTCCAACATTTCCAGCACTCCAACTCTGACAGAATGGTTCAGAGTGATCAACAGAACAAAGCCCAGCTGTGTCTTCTCTATGTACGGGTCTGATAGCAAACCTTCGTTCTGTGATGGATTTCAAAATGGATTTGAGATGAGCTCCAACATCTCTACTGTCTTTCTTAAAATCAAGAGAGTGGATTTATCTGACTCTGGACTGTATTTCTGTGGATTTTACATAGAAGGACATACAGTCATCGCCAGTGCAACACATTTAAAAGTTCAAG gTAACAGTGAATCTGATTTTGGAGTGGATTTAAAGCCTGAAA AGGAGTCTGATGGAATGACAAACTTCTTGATTGTGATCCTGGGTGTTCTGACGGTTTTCCTCACTATAGTCGTCATTGTTCTGGCTGTTAAAATCAGGAAACTTCAGACAG CTGTGATTGAAGAACAGCAGCCAGAAAGAAACAAG GATCTGGGCTCAGATGAACTGAACTACGCAGCTCTAAATTTCCAGGCGAAACCCAAAAGAAGCCGCAGGCCTGCATCAGAGAGAGAGCTGGAGCCACATGTTGTGTATGCTGCCACCAGATAG